Proteins found in one Hevea brasiliensis isolate MT/VB/25A 57/8 chromosome 18, ASM3005281v1, whole genome shotgun sequence genomic segment:
- the LOC110641782 gene encoding LOW QUALITY PROTEIN: gibberellin 2-beta-dioxygenase (The sequence of the model RefSeq protein was modified relative to this genomic sequence to represent the inferred CDS: deleted 1 base in 1 codon), with translation MVVLSQTALDHYSLIKTCKPTGLFSGIPVINLMDPDAKTLIVEACEEFGFFKLVNHGVPLEFMSRLETLAMNFFDLPQSEKDKVGPPDPFGYGNKRIGPNGDVGWIEYLLLNTNPQITSHKTLSIFQENPQIFRSAVEDYILAVKRMAYEVLELMADGLGIEPRNVLSKLVKDEKSDSCFRLNYYAPCPELQALSGRNLIGFGEHTDPQIISVLRSNNTTGLQICLRDGTWVSVPPDQTSFFINVGDALQVMTNGRFKSVRHRVLADTRKSRISMIYFGGPPLSEKIAPLPSLLAEGEESLYEQFTWSEYKNSAYKSRLADYRLGLFEKKKLQAILANI, from the exons ATGGTGGTTCTGTCGCAGACAGCATTAGACCATTACTCCCTAATCAAAACATGCAAGCCTACGGGCTTATTCTCTGGGATTCCTGTGATAAACTTGATGGACCCTGATGCCAAGACCCTCATAGTTGAAGCTTGTGAAGAGTTTGGGTTCTTCAAGTTGGTCAATCACGGAGTCCCATTGGAGTTCATGAGCAGATTGGAAACACTGGCCATGAACTTCTTTGACCTTCCTCAGTCTGAGAAAGATAAGGTTGGCCCACCTGACCCTTTTGGCTATGGCAACAAGAGAATTGGCCCTAATGGTGATGTTGGTTGGATTGAATATCTTCTTCTCAACACCAATCCCCAAATCACTTCCCACAAAACTCTCTCCATTTTCCAGGAAAACCCACAAATTTTCCG CTCTGCTGTGGAAGATTACATATTGGCAGTGAAGAGAATGGCATATGAAGTGCTGGAATTGATGGCAGATGGACTGGGGATTGAACCAAGGAATGTGCTGAGTAAGCTGGTGAAGGATGAGAAGAGCGACTCATGCTTCAGGCTAAACTACTATGCACCATGCCCAGAGCTGCAAGCATTGAGTGGTAGAAATTTGATTGGGTTTGGGGAGCACACAGACCCACAGATAATTTCTGTCTTAAGATCTAACAACACAACTGGCCTGCAAATCTGTCTGAGAGATGGGACTTGGGTTTCAGTCCCACCTGATCAGACGTCCTTTTTTATCAATGTTGGTGATGCCTTGCAG GTAATGACTAATGGAAGGTTTAAGAGTGTGAGGCACAGAGTTTTAGCTGACACAAGAAAATCAAGaatttccatgatctacttcgGTGGTCCACCTCTGAGTGAAAAGATTGCACCTTTACCATCTCTATTAGCAGAAGGGGAAGAAAGCTTATATGAGCAGTTCACATGGAGTGAATACAAAAACTCAGCTTACAAGTCAAGGTTGGCTGACTACAGACTTGGGCTATTTGAAAAGAAG AAACTGCAGGCCATTTTAGCAAAtatttaa